CTCCTGTGATGTTGATGTCAGTTTTAAAGGACTGTAATCAGGTGTCAACAGCAAGATGCACTtgctgtttcttgttttgttctaaTCATTCATCATAATTGTGAGCAGAAATGTTGCGCAGTTATACATTAAATCAAAATGTCAtgctatatgtacatatctaagACTTGATGATCTAGAGATGACCACACCATCTTGTATTTTGCACTAGTGTAGTACCATTGGGACCCTTTAATCTTATGCTGAGAAGCTACACATTAAGCCACCTTTTTTTACTAAGGGGGATGCTCTCATTCTGTTAGATTGTATAAATGATATCCTGTCCGGAAGGAAAGGAGACTGAAAATGCAATAAAATAAAGGGACTACAGTCCACAAGTGCTTGTCCTTTTCCCAACAGTTTGTGTAGCTGTATATGAAATTGTAAAAGGAATTTCCCTCAGTGCCACAAAGCCTTTTGGGATATATGGTTTCATACCACAAAGTACAGTTCTTGTTTACACCCATGGGCTCAGTTAAATCTGTCTCTGAGGTTTTGATTGCTATGACACGAAGTGCTGCTGCTATTCTGCTTTGTGGACGTTTTATTATATTTCTCCATCAAAAGATCCAGTTAAACACTTTTAATTGAGAAATATATTGATGTCATATGTCAGTCAAATGTTGTATACCTAGCTCATATCCCTTTAAAGTCATCAGTCACCATGGTTTGTTTTTTGGGTTGGTTGGCTCTTGCACCCTAAAAGTAATGTTAAGTTCCACATCCTTCAGCATCTGTTATTTATGATGTTTTCCAGAATGAATTTATTGGAAAGGTTATACATTTTGTGCAAAGTTTAGAGAATGTGATAACATGTTGTAATAAAGAGATTTGTAATCAATTCTGTTGTACTGTCATCTTCATTATTTTTATTCCAATGCCACTTGTTTGATATAAGCCTAATATTGTAGCACTCAACAGAATCATGTTTTACAAGTACttttatttatactgtatatcctGATCTCTCAAAAAAAGGGAAATGAAAGAAAAAACAGGAACCTGTATTTTCTGGTGGACAGTAAATGTCATACCTAGTTTCATATCAATTTCTGAGGACTTAGAGGAAGGCTATTGTAACGACAAATCACTTGCAGAAGACGAGCCGCTTTACTCTGTTTCCGTAAGTTGTTTTTGTATGTTAAATGTATGTTTAAAATGATATgcatgaccaataacattttaggTCTGGATTTCAGCAGTACATCAGGAACATCCATGCCAGAGATGTCCTCTCCTTACAATACTTTACATGATAGCGATGTTCCCAACGTAAGGGTAAGAATTGCTTGTCAGACTTTTCAGTAGATTCCCATCTATGTTGATACAACTGAAGTCTGTTCGAACTTCTGTTCACAGTTATATTGATCACATGGCTGTGTTCATGTTCCAGGGATCCAAACGGCTTGTTTCAGTTGCTGTGGcagtgggatgtttgactggattCGGGGCACTGCTCTCCTTTTCTATGTATGAGAAGAGCACAGAAGAGCATTTCCAAAACGACAAGATCTTCCAAGAAACAAACACTGATCAAAATAACATTTCTGAAGAGCAAAGCCGGTGAGCGTCGTATACATAGTATACATTTTTGCTTTAATACTTAAATACATCGAATTGACAATATAAAACAGTCAAATTAAGTTTTGGCAAGGGAAGTGGATGTGTTGTCTCAAGTTTGTAATCCTCCCCAAAGACTAGAAATTTAACAGGTCCTGTTGTGAATTCCTCAGTATAATCCTCGTAGAGAGCATTCCCCTGTATATGAAATATGACGACAATGCAACCTTTGGGACCCCAGTGGACAAAGCCTGGAGAGATCTCCTGTCCATGGCAACCTACCAAGTCGATGTGGCTTCCTTCTACTGGACTCTTACCGGTGATGACATCAATATCAACTCTTCCACTGACTTGCCTGTGAGTTttaaaaaagacatttgaaatacATTTGACAACCGCTGTCAACTAGTCATCCCTGTGAATTTGCCTGCACTTTATCTACTGTTATCAACAGGGAAAGAACATACTGGAGCAGTTTGGAGCTTTACCTTCCAGAAATGTGTCAGTGAGAGTTGTGACAAGTATTCCCTCTGTGCTGACAAACTCCACAGATCTTCATTTTCTGAGACAGAAAGGTCtgaaatattaggaaggtgttcttaatgtttcgtACACAGTATATTATCCTACTGTATGTTTTatcctctaatctcctctccttGGTTATCTATACTGTAGGAGTCCAAGTAAGAAAAGTTCCCTTTGGGCGTTTGACTGGGGGTGTACTCCACAGCAAGTTCTGGATTGTTGATAGGAAACACATTTTCCTGGGAAGTGCCAACATGGATTGGAGGTCTCTTACACAGGTAAAGGtctagtgatgatataatacctTAAATAATCTCACTCATTTTGCACCTACATGAGGGGTCACAATGCACTATCACCTTAGGTAAAGGAACTGGGAGTGGTGATCTATAACTGCTCCAGTCTGGCTGAGGACCTCCATAAGATCTTTGAGTCATACTGGGTGATGGGTCATCGCAACAGCTCCATCCCAAACCCTTGGCCCTCCAAGTATGACACTGCCATCAACAAAGAGCACCCCATGCTGCTGAAGACTGATAATGTTTCAAGCCAAATCTACATCACAGTGAGTCCTTTCTGTTTCACTTCCCAGTCACTGCTTTCAGAGTGCCCCGAACCATAAAACTATTAGCATCTAAATAAAACCTGAGATAATTAAAGAGTGTGTCTATTGTCATAACACATTGACTGGATATTTTTTTCTCATCTAGTGACCATCTCATCACAGTTCTACTCATTACAGCTCTCTCTTCCTTGCAATGTGATGTCTATACTCTGTCTCTCCCAGGCCTCTCCTCCCACTTTCTGCCCCGCCTCTCGGACACAGGACCTTGATTCTATCCTCTCAGTGATCTCAGGGGCACAGCACTACATTGATGTGGCAGTCATGGAGTATTTCCCCACCACACGCTTCATACACCCTCAAAGGTGAACATACTGTCCTACCAGACTCATAGCCTTTTTCAATCCACCATTGAGTTTTACTTACTTTGACTTCTTGTAATATTGAAAGACTAATTgagtatacactaccggtcaaatgttttagaacacctacttattcaagggtttttctatatttttaatattttctaagacatcaaaactatgaaataacatatatttaagttttttcaaatagccaccctttgcattgatgatagctttgcacactctttgcattatCTCTACACAAccaatcggttgtgttgtgacaaggtagtggggtatacagaagttagccctatttggtaaaagacagagtccatattatggcaagaacagctcaaataagcaaagagaaacgacagtccttcATTAGTCAGTCAATACTGAacattttaagaactttgaaagtttcttcaagtgcagttgcaaaaaccatcaagcgctatggtgaaactggctctcatgaggaccgctacaagaaaggaagacccagagttacaggataaggtcattagagttaccagccgaaataaatgcttcacagggttcaagtaacagacacaacatcaactgttcagaggatactgtgtgaatcaggccttcatagtcaaattgctgcaaagaaaccactactaatggacaccaataataagaagagacttgcttggaccaagaaacacaagcaatggacattagaccagtggaaatttgtcctttggtctggagtccaaattggagatttttggttccaaccgccatgtctttgtgagatgtggtgtgggtgaacggatgatctctgcatgtgtggttcccactgtaaagcatggaggaggtgttatggtaagggggtgctttgttggtgacactgtctgtgatttatttagaattcaaggcacacttaaccagcatggctaccacagcattctgcagcgatacgccatcctatctggtttgggcttagtgggacaatcatttgtttttcaacaggacaatgacccaacacacctccaggcggtgtaagggctatttgaccaagaaagaaaGTGATGTAGTGCtggatcagatgacctggcctccacaatctcctgacctcaaccaaattgagatggtttgggatgagtcggaccgcagagtgaagttaAAGCAGCCAacaatatgtgggaactccttcaatactgttggaaaagcattccaggtgaagctggttgagagaatgccagagtgtgcaaagctgtcaaggcaaagggtggctatttgaagaatctcaaatgtaaaatattttttgatttgtttaaacctTTTTTgctttctacatgattccatatgtgctatttcatagttttgatgtcttcactattattctacaaagtagaaaatagtaaaaaataaagaagaacccttgaatgagtaggtgttctaaaacgtttgactggtagtgtacctCTTTAAATCATCCTTTAGGTACTGGCCAGCCATTGATGATGCATTAAAGAGGGCTGCTTTTGAGCGGAATGTTAAGGTTCGTCTGCTGGTGAGCTGTGGGCGGGATTCTGATCCAGCCATGCTTCCTTTTCTTCAGTCTCTAGCCTCCCTGAATTACCCTGCCCAGCGTATCAGCATTCAAGTGGTAGGAAGACGCACATAGCCCACTGGTATTATTATTCAACCAATGTGATGGTCTTCTTTTCTGTACTGTAATGCCAGATTGTCCTCTTTTTCAGAAACTGTCCATTGTGCCAGTAGGGAACCAGTCAGAGATACCCCACTCTAGAGTAAACCATAATAAATACATGGTGACTGATAAAATGGCATATATTGGTAAGGGATAGACAGCTGTATCAACAGAAAATAGTTGAATATTATAATACTTTGATGTGAACAGACACAGTTGTCTACATGAAAGCATTACAGGTAATGTATAACTTGAATTCCAAATCCTTCTGCCCCTCAGGGACATCTAACTGGTCAGCTGACTACTTCCACACCACAGCTGGAGTGGGGCTGGTGGTTTCCCAGCACGCACCACACTGGGCCTGGAGGACCCAGGCTCTGCAGGGGCAGCTCAGGGCAGTATTTGACAGGGACTGGCAGTCTCAGTTTACTGTATGTCTCGCTGACTTGGGTCATCACCCTGACTGTGCCCTCTCAAAAGGATAGGCGCTCTACTTACCATCGGTACACTCAGTTATAACAATGTTTACTTTAGAAAAGTCCCCAAAGCATTCAGTTATGGCAGTTATGGCTTAGGGAGATAACAGTAAGCCTGTTGGattgcttttttgttgttgtctttggTTGTTTCTATGAGGAACGTTGCAACTGAACACTCATCATTTGCTTCATTATTTGTTTGTACTAGTTACCTTTTTTCCCCGAGTGAAAATgtcatgttgaatgtttaatattTCACTGTCTATTTGGGTATGTTGGGGGAAAACGTACCTTAATACCTTTTGCAAGCAAATAAATACTATTTCATGATATATACTTGATTGCTCATTATTTTTGCAACAAAATGCTTTATTATACAAGATAATTCATTTAAAATAAAAGCAGCAAAAGACAGGTCTCGGTCTCATCTATTCTACATTAGATGGCAGTAATGTAAATATTCAGTGTGGATACTGTAACATTAGGACATCGTCGTAAGACATTGGATTAAGGACAAAACCGACGAGGAAGTTTCCTTGATCGGAAATGGCTGCGAGTAGTGTGGACGAAATGGAGGAAATTGAGAAAAAGCTGGAATGCGAACAGTATGGGTGTCAGTTCTGATGGTGTGGAGAGTGAGGATGAGGGTCAAGGACCGGAATGGTCAGTAGTGGAAAGACAGGAAGAAGAAGTCATGAAACAGAAAGAATTGGGGCATCTTGTAAAAAAAGCATTAAGAGGGCCAAGGTAGGAAGCAAGAGTAATGATGTGTGAAGGGGAAAGTGGTGATAGTGTTTGATTAGACCGCAGGGCATCACTTATCTGACTAACTAATGCTGTAGAGAAAAGTGAAATTACCTTGATTTATTTGAAATGTTAGATTGTTAATATTATGTGGTAGCCAGGCTCAAGATTCTTCAAATGAAAACGCTTAATGGGAAGAAGATTAAAAGCCATGTCCCTGGTGCTTATGCTAGATTGAGGGGAGTCATCACTGGGGTCCCGATATCTATGTTCACAGATGATGTTAAAGATAATGTGAAGGGAGGCAGAGTGATAGAGGCCAAAAGGTTGATCAGTAGGAAAGAGGGTCAAGGTGAAAGGTTATCAGTGATGCTGAGATTTGAGAACGTCTTGCTGGGAAAAGTACAAATAGGACTCCTCAGTTTCAATGTTAGAGGATATGTCACATATGCACTGCAGTGTTTTAAATGCCAAAGAATAGGACATGTAGCTGCTCAAGGAAGAAAAGATGTGCCAAGTGTGGAGGGGCACATGATTACGGTGAATGTGGAAGCAATGTGAAGGTTAAGTGCAGTAATTGTGGGGGAGAATACAGTGCAGCATTTGGTGGATGCCGGGTACAGAGAGAGGCTCAAAGATATAAGATCAGTTATGATGTATCATTTGCAGAGGCTGTAAAACAGGTTGGTAGAACTATGGTGCGGCCTGATGGAtctgacatggatgtacctgcAGTAAGTGGACCTACTTTCAGACTGATGGAcctgacatggatgtacctgtagtaagtggacctactttcagactgatggatctgacatggatgtacctgtagtaagtggacctactttcagactgatggatctgacatggatgtacctgtagtaagtggacctactgtcagactgatggatctgacatggatgtacctgtagtaagtggacctactttCGGACTGGTGCTTCTGATGGTCCTGGAAATATTGTGCTCATGAATGTCTGGTGTCAAAGGACACTTTGATAATGAATAAAGTTGACTTTTTAGATTTTATTGGTAAGGTAATCAATACGACTCAGGTTGAGGAAAGCAGAAATGCCAGGTTGAAGGTTATTGTGGAGATGGCAAAAGAGATATTGGCAGTAACAGATGTTACTGTTGAAATGGAAGGCAGGGAGAACTGCACATTTTGCAGTGTTGCACATCAATGCTTTTCCTGGCCTGGCTGCTGCCAGGAAGATTGAATTTTATTTTCATGGTAGTTCAGAAGATCATGATTGATCTTAGATCATGATCTAAGATAGATCATGGGTAGATCATGATTGATCTTACATTCCAGCCAAGTAGGTGGTGGCATGCactttaaaaggtcatttacagACTGCCATGAtatcatagaagaagaagaattaGAAGAAGAATATTCTGTGTTTACTTTGAGTGATGTTAGGATGTATAAGTTATCCTGTACAAGCTTTTATGCCAAATACATTGTTtttacaggtgtcaagcttatgggcatgtgacagcagtgtgtaggaaggaggttcctaggtgtgagaagtgtgcagaagggcatgagacaaagaaATGTGTAGCATTGAGGAAAGTAGAGGTTAATTGTAGGGGTACCCATGGGGCTAGGGTTCAGAAATGTCCAGTGGGAGAGTCAGGTTGAGTTTTTCAAGGTTAGTGTatgcagaagttgtcatatgcttAGACAGTGAAGAACGTAGAAGAAGATGTGTCAAGGGGAGGGATCCTTAGAGGAGTGGTGTccgtagtagatctgtaccagtacagagggatagcCCAACAAGGTATGCAGTATTTAGAgtatgtgtttatttattttttcattttttgggagttatactccagtctggtaggtggcggtaatgcaacatttattggatgccaaccgccgttaaaccTCATCGAAGAAGAAGTGCTGTACTTTGCAAGTTGAAAGGTCACGGGGCGGCGTTTCATGTTGTACTAGCTACGTGTGCTTCTGACGGGCTAGCCAGCAAGCTGAATAATTGCAGTGAACATCATGGTACTACTTGAAAACGACTCGGTAAGTTAGAAAACCCCATCGACTAATGTAGTATATCTTAGAAATTGACATTATTAGAGGACTGGTTTAATTTGCTAGGTATTGTGCATTGGCATCAATCACTGCTGCCTTTTCGCTAACCATACccagtaacgttagctagatagctaggcaCATTCGGCTAGCATTTGCGAATTAACGTTATTCGTTTGAATTGCTTCTGTGGTCCGCGTGATAGCATATTTATAGATGGATATCTTTTTCTATCACATTTATTTAGAAGTAACTAACAAGACAACGTTAGCTATACGacctagattttttttaaatctatgaACTACACAAACGGAGacatgttggctagctagctcgCTCATTTGCCATATGGCTACCACATTTTATCCTTTTATCTACTAACTTCAGTCGGATTATTTTCCTTCTAGTTTTTGACGGAGCTGACACGGCTGTTCCAGAAATGCAGGACATCAGGCAGTGTTGCCATCACGTTAAAGAAATGTAAGTTCTCACATTTGTCAACTTACTTATTTGATGGCTACTGGGTGTTCTCTCCTTAACTAAATTATTCCAGGATATGTTAATAATCGGTTTATGTCCTGTTTTTAGATTTCTGATTACCTGCAATGcagggttctccaaccctgttcctggagagttaacCTCCTGTATGTgttcactccaaccccagttgtaactaacctgattccggttatcaaccagctaattattagaatcagatgtgctagattagggttggagaaaAAATCTACAGGattgtagctctccaggaacagtgttggagagcccggctgtaatgtgttgtcactAACCTTACAGATGATGGGAGAACCAAACCAGTCCCCAGGAAAGGTCACCCAGTGAATTATGAACCAGCAGACAACAAGTGTCTACTCAGAGCGTCAGATGGCAAGAAGAAAATCAGCACAGTGGTAAGTCTACAGCATCATGTGGCAATGAAGTTGTTGATGATTTCTGCATTCCAATACAACTATTTCCTAGTCATGCGATTAGTCCATCTCCTTAGTAATCAAAGGTTGTCCATTGCTGTAACATTTTAGCCATTTAACAGATGCTCTTATCCTGAGCGACTTAGTTAGTgcgttcatcttcagatagctaggtgggacatcCACATCACAGGCGTAGACAAGGTACATTTTTCCTCAGAGTAGCTATCTATGTTGAAATAAATCCATAAAGGAATGAACTAAAACATTATGTTGATATGCTATACTCTGCAGACAGTAGTGCTAATCAGGGCTTTCCTTGTATTTCCAGGTTAGTAGCAAAGAAGTAATCAAGTTCCAGATGGTAGGTACTGGACATTGAGGTTTGGTTTTTCTAACAAATGGGTCACTGGAACACTGAATGCACATTGTATTGTTTGTTTAGATGTATAATGTTTAAAGGGTATTATGCAAATCACTTAAATTACTCTGCTCTTGACTTGAGAAATGTCTCTAAAAGTCTGCTCTCCTTCTCAACTTGCCAGGCATACTCTAACCTCCTGAGAGCTCACATGGATGGGCTCAAGAAGAAAGACAAGAAAAGCAAAAGCAAGAAAACCAAAGCCACCCAATGAGCAACAGACTCTTTCATAGCGTACTGGGGGAATCCACACTGGCCTGTACCACCTCCAAGGTGCTCCAACtatcatctctacctccatcctacCTTCTCCGATATGTTCCCTGAGGCCCACCATCCTCCACTTGGGGACAGCGTTGACATCATGCCATTGTTGTCACAGCAATGTCTCATCCCTGGCCAGTGAATGGCATCGGTCTAtatagggaggaagggagagctgAGGATGTTTAACACTCAGAGGAAACTACAAGTGGGCTGCCTTttgatgcccccccccccccatctatggTGTGGATCAAAGTTACACGGAGCTGCATTCATTTATGGAGTCACTGAAAGGATGGAGCACGTTGATGAATTGCCTTTCAAATCGTTTTAATTTGAACTACTAGGCCCTGTCTATTTATGTTTGAATTATCCATCAGTTTGGTTTGCTTGTCAATTTGATTACATTTTCACTAAAGTTCTGATTTACTTTCCAATTGGACCTTGTCTTAACCATTTGTGGATAGATTATTACTGTGTACTATGAGTGAAGATGCCATATACATTTGTTATGGTTGGGGCCGAATGCTTTTTCTTGCTATTCAAATTAATATTATTTTAATGATGGAAAGTGAGATCCTGAGtttgtttt
The genomic region above belongs to Oncorhynchus nerka isolate Pitt River linkage group LG18, Oner_Uvic_2.0, whole genome shotgun sequence and contains:
- the srp14 gene encoding signal recognition particle 14 kDa protein — translated: MVLLENDSFLTELTRLFQKCRTSGSVAITLKKYDGRTKPVPRKGHPVNYEPADNKCLLRASDGKKKISTVVSSKEVIKFQMAYSNLLRAHMDGLKKKDKKSKSKKTKATQ
- the LOC115146265 gene encoding 5'-3' exonuclease PLD4-like produces the protein MPEMSSPYNTLHDSDVPNVRGSKRLVSVAVAVGCLTGFGALLSFSMYEKSTEEHFQNDKIFQETNTDQNNISEEQSRIILVESIPLYMKYDDNATFGTPVDKAWRDLLSMATYQVDVASFYWTLTGDDININSSTDLPGKNILEQFGALPSRNVSVRVVTSIPSVLTNSTDLHFLRQKGVQVRKVPFGRLTGGVLHSKFWIVDRKHIFLGSANMDWRSLTQVKELGVVIYNCSSLAEDLHKIFESYWVMGHRNSSIPNPWPSKYDTAINKEHPMLLKTDNVSSQIYITASPPTFCPASRTQDLDSILSVISGAQHYIDVAVMEYFPTTRFIHPQRYWPAIDDALKRAAFERNVKVRLLVSCGRDSDPAMLPFLQSLASLNYPAQRISIQVKLSIVPVGNQSEIPHSRVNHNKYMVTDKMAYIGTSNWSADYFHTTAGVGLVVSQHAPHWAWRTQALQGQLRAVFDRDWQSQFTVCLADLGHHPDCALSKG